One Brassica napus cultivar Da-Ae chromosome A5, Da-Ae, whole genome shotgun sequence DNA window includes the following coding sequences:
- the LOC106358877 gene encoding putative cysteine-rich repeat secretory protein 17, with the protein MYSSSSVSRIILIYVSAIQLLLINGKLSLNVTNEYLNHTCLVSQGKYKLGSEYDKLFKNIMKMFYKNSIRGYDLFGDSTFTAILQCRGDSYGPKCRDCFVTALAALRRRCPWYKGKIIWYDQCLLSMDSKYSVGQIDYDNNFCMSNAKKVVEDGVAFIQVWNILIGDLTKLATTGDNYTLYSVGEKRYKGDMIYGMVQCAVDLSRKACQECVLYNRFHFQVCVNDIRGARVVGRSCTFRLEFYPFIAKQVRNI; encoded by the exons atgTACTCTTCATCCTCTGTATCACGCATCATTTTGATTTATGTCTCGGCCATACAACTACTCCTTATAAACGGCAAATTGTCCTTAAACGTGACCAATGAGTATCTCAACCACACATGCTTGGTTAGTCAAGGAAAATACAAGTTGGGAAGTGAGTAcgataaactttttaaaaacatcatGAAAATGTTCTATAAAAACAGTATCAGAGGTTACGACCTTTTTGGCGATTCTACTTTTACCGCTATCCTCCAGTGCCGCGGCGACTCCTACGGGCCCAAGTGCCGCGACTGTTTTGTCACCGCCCTCGCTGCG CTTCGTAGGAGATGTCCATGGTACAAAGGGAAGATAATATGGTATGACCAATGTCTTCTTTCGATGGATTCCAAATATTCTGTTGGGCAGATCGATTACGACAATAACTTTTGTATGTCCAACGCGAAGAAGGTGGTAGAAGATGGAGTCGCATTTATACAAGTTTGGAATATTCTCATTGGCGATCTGACGAAATTAGCCACCACTGGAGATAATTACACACTGTACTCTGTGGGGGAGAAGCGGTACAAGGGTGATATGATATATGGAATGGTGCAGTGTGCGGTAGACTTATCGCGAAAAGCTTGTCAGGAGTGTGTGTTGTATAATAGATTTCATTTTCAAGTTTGCGTGAATGATATACGAGGAGCGAGAGTTGTAGGCAGGAGCTGCACTTTTAGGCTTGAGTTTTACCCTTTTATTGCCAAGCAGGTCCGTAATATTTAA
- the LOC106449411 gene encoding putative cysteine-rich repeat secretory protein 17 produces the protein MYSSSSVSKSVILIHVFAMQLLLINSELPLNTTNAYLNHKCLVSKGKYKPGSEYEKQLKLTIKNFYSDSGNKEGYTMLGSDGFSAILQCRGDSYGSKCRDCYATAVAALHRRCPWYKAKIIWYDQCLLSFDTKYSTGQIDYDNNFCMSNAKKLGGDKLAFIRTWNIFMDNLTTLAIRVDNNDPKTSPLYAVGETRFKGDMMYGMVQCTKDIPEKACEECLVFNSIHFQFCLNDKRGARFMSRSCTFRFEFYPFIAKQVRNI, from the exons ATGTACTCTTCATCATCTGTATCAAAAAGCGTCATTTTGATCCATGTCTTTGCCATGCAACTTCTCCTTATAAACAGCGAATTACCCTTAAACACGACCAATGCGTATCTCAACCACAAATGCTTGGTTAGTAAAGGAAAATACAAGCCGGGAAGTGAGTACGAGAAACAGTTAAAATTGACCATCAAAAATTTCTATTCCGACAGTGGCAATAAAGAAGGTTACACCATGTTAGGCTCTGATGGGTTTTCCGCTATCCTCCAATGCCGCGGCGACTCCTATGGGAGCAAATGCCGCGACTGCTATGCCACCGCCGTTGCTGCG CTTCATAGGAGATGTCCGTGGTACAAGGCGAAAATAATATGGTATGACCAATGTCTTCTCTCGTTTGATACCAAATATTCTACTGGGCAGATCGATTACgacaataatttttgtatgtCGAACGCTAAGAAGTTGGGAGGAGATAAACTCGCGTTTATAAGGACTTGGAATATTTTCATGGACAATCTGACGACTTTAGCCATCCGTGTTGATAATAATGACCCAAAAACATCACCATTGTACGCTGTCGGGGAGACGAGGTTCAAGGGTGATATGATGTATGGAATGGTGCAATGTACGAAAGACATACCCGAAAAAGCTTGTGAAGAGTGTCTGGTGTTTAATAGCATTCATTTTCAATTTTGCTTGAATGATAAACGAGGAGCGAGATTTATGAGTAGAAGCTGTACTTTTAGGTTTGAGTTTTACCCTTTTATTGCCAAGCAGGTCCGGAATATTTAA